actTTAATTACTTTGTCCTATATTGTAGATGTCAACCATCTAAATTGGTAAAGCGAGCATTGAGATTGTGGTACTCGAGACCTAAGATCAAATCCCGTCTACATCATTTTATTTAAGATCGGATAAATAATGGATCACGGGGTCACGAGTCAAGGAAGACCTACATGTTATTAAGAGTCCATGTAAATCCATATCCTTAAAATTTAGTCAAATCAGAAAATCTGACCAATTAAAGTTTCAATcattaaaaatacggttttttcatgaaatgcccctaaggtttgcaataatgcaccaaatacccctgcgcgtttcaaaattcatagaatacccctattttttcaaactggttcaccaaatacccctattatgactttccgttagtcctccgttaagtcatgtttataattcaccaaatacacatatttataaactttttgcataatatacacctatttataaagttttttgtaccaaatacccaaacAACTTATAccattaataattgaatttgaagcccaaaattgaagaacacatgtgaaaattgaagaacaaaacccaTAATATTGAAGAAGAGAATATTAAATTTTGAGAGTTTAATTCCTAAAATCGAAAatctaaactacaaattcgaattCTAGTGTCTATATATAATCTCTCTCTAATAATCTCTCTCTAATCTGCCTAAATTCTGCTGTTTTTACAACGTAGATCCCAAATCATATGGAAAAATTGACAATATTGGAAATCATATCCGCGGAAATCATATTCGCCGCCAACCTTCAACCTTCAATGAATTGTTTTACATTTACAACATAGATCCAAAATCATATTGTCAACCTCTGTACCAACAGTTTCATGTTGGATTGTGCGAGGTCCCATAATAGCATCCACAGCCTTGTGCGCTACGACACTTCCAGTTCCAAAAGCAACACCTTGAGCTATAGTGGCTTGTAAAGCATGAATTGGAGACATCCCCATCTAACTCACCAAATGGAGAAATAAATTGAAATAAATTGGTGTCCCTAAAttgaaatggaaaatgagtAAAAACAATTGAAATCATCAATTGGAAAATAATCGCCCACAAATTGGACTGAGATTGGAGATACAACAAAGGAGAACACATAGGAGAACATACGAGAAGGTAGATTGGAGAAACTCGCGTTTATCGCCCTCCTCCGACTCACCGCATTATCCATCTTTAAAATTCCAAACCTCAAACAAATCAAATTgggtaaaaaattgaaaattgcaAACCCAAACTTTTGTCCGGTTCCGCCACCGTCGCGAACGCCTGACATGCCGCGGTGAGATCCGCTCTCATTGGCGACCAACATGGGCTGACCGGAGGCGATATCATGTCGGATAAGTCGCCGCTTGAACTGAGATTGGAGAAACAAGAAGGGCGAAACCAAAGAAGAGGGTTTAAGGTTGAATTCAGATTGGAATACGGATACGAATTCGCGTTGGGTTAGGCTAATCAATGGGcaagaaatatttttttgttttgtgaagagataggagagagaagaagaagatgaacagAGACAAGATGTCAAAGATGGGTCGAGCAACatagaggagaggagagagaataagaAGAAGAgaggaatttttttatttttttaaaaaaaaaagttaaatgtaGAATATTGGGTGAGTAAGGGCATAAAGGTAAAATAACGTTAACGGAACACTAACGGCCGTTAAGtcaaggggtatttggtgcactcTAAGTTCAAATAGgggtatactatgtattttgaaacacgcaggggtatttggtgaatttcgtgaaacctcagggcatttcatgaaaaaaccgttaaaaATAAATTTGGCGAAAATAAAATAGAGTGAACGGGTCACAAGTAACGCACAAGTCgatagagctgtcaaaaattgaTCCGATTTGAAAACCCGATCTGAACTGATCGAATTCGTAATCGACTATGAACCGAAATTTTCGTAAAACAATTAACTCGAAACCCGGCTTGTACCTGATCGGAAAAAATCGATAACCGATTTTATCCCGACGTTGTATGACCCAAACGAACCCGGCACCCGACCTAAAGATAACCGATAAGTCGATAACCGAGCTGACCCGACTAAATAATGATCCAAACCCGATTCGATACCCGACAATGACCTTGTTATTATTTGACTTGTGGAGTAAATATTTTACGGTTGAATATCTTGAGATGACTAAATCAGATATGACTCGATCTTAACACGTGTCCGAGAGTGAACCTGACCTGAATTTTAACCGACCCAAAATTTGTTCGATTTGAACTTGACCGCGACCCAAACCCGAAATTTACTGCTACAAACCCGATTCAAACCCGACTACATAAGACCCAAATTCGAAATTGAAACCGACCTGAACATGACTCGACCCAAACCCGAGTTGTACCCGAAATGAGAAAAATCTTTACATGACCCGACCAAAAATCAACCTGACCGAATGCGACCTACACCCGAATGATAAAGTGGCTCGACACGATCCGACCTGATAATGACCCGAAACTCGAGATTAACCGACCCGATGAACTACTTTGACAGCTCTCTGTAAAAGGATCACACACCACGAGCCACGAGGGTCACGCTTTGTGTAATTGAGCCGTGAGAATGTGGTCGTATTTTGATCTTATTAACTCATTGACTTGATTTCTAACAATTCTCACTTCTCTTTCATCATCTCTTCAGCTCAAACATCAAAGAATTCAAAATCATTCTGCATATTTGTTGaaatttcttcatttatttactGCAAAAGGATTTACGCTtactaaaaatttcaaaaatggcGATTGAAGAAGAGGAGAAAATGGCGTTTTTGTTAGATCATCAGAACTCAGAGCATGAAAACCCAAAACCCAGAACAAAGGGTGGTCTAATCACAATGCCTTTTATTATTGGTAACACCGTTTCTAAAGATTTCCcctttctttttcttgcttTTATCTTTCTGAATTTGGATTTTCTCCATCTGGGTATTTGAAATTCAGTTGCTTAATAGAACAATTATGACAAAATCACACTTCGACTGgtgttgttaattgttaatgTTTCTTTCTTCTAGTTGACTAGTTTCACATGGTTATGCTTACTTGCTTAGGGCTGGTATATCATTTTCCTTATTTCTTATTCAAGCTCATGTCTTtctaattttggattttttttttcttctggttATTTGGAATTCAGTTGCTTAGAATTTGTGGCAAAACCATGCGTCAATTGGTGTTATTAATGTTTAGTTGATGCTTAATGCTTCTACTTATAGTTTCAGTTTCGGGGTTGTTTGGTTGTTCATAGGAAGGTGAACTTCCGAGGAAGAAGTTTTTCCCACGTATAAGCATTTCCTAGGAAAAGGGGTGATGTTGTTTGCTTAAACATAGGAAGAAAATGAAGTGCGACTCTCCACGtttttgtcaaccaaacaataccTTAATTTTCCACTTCATAGGAAGTCATATTTTCGGTGATTtttcatgtcaaccaaacaataccATAATCTTCCACTTCCTAGGAAGGAAATATACTTCGTGTGGTTtttcatgtcaaccaaacatcacCTTAGTTAGCGCTTAAGGCTGCGTATATCATTTtgcttaattttttataatattttgtttgcaaattttgattttgctttTATACTTTTTGTGGGTAGTGAATGAGGCATTTGAGAAGGTATCAAGCTATGGTTTGTTGCCCAACATGATATTTTACTTGATGAATGTTTATCACTTGGAAGCTGCAAAAGGGAGTATCATATTATCACTGTGGTCTGCTTCTTCCAATGCAATGGCTATATTTGGGGGGTTTCTCTCGGATTCTTACTTTGGCCGTTTCCGGGTCATTGCTTTTGGGACCTTTTGCAGCCTTCTTGTAAGTTGATTTTTGGATTTCATTGTTGTCTTGTTTTAGAAATTCCAATTTAGGGTTCTTCCTATTTTGGAGGGGGATTAGAAATTATGTGCATTCTTGATAGagtatttacttatttattggATTAGGACATGTTGGTTTCCAATTGTGCTCAATGTGATGCCATTTGAAAAGTTGGAATTACATTAATTTGCTTATTGCCTTGCTAGGAAAAGCACTTTGGCCCGTCACTTGAATCTTTATGTTTGTTCGGTTAAGTTAGCTCATGCGTTGGCGGTCCTAGAATGATTGCAACTTAACATTTGACAGTGAAAACATAAGGAAATTTATTACTTAGGTTATTGTAAACTGTTGGAGTACCTGACTTGTGATTCTGAAATTCGCATTGAGAATTATATTGCCCGAGTTAGGTGATACGGAGTATTTGTGAAGGAGAAAACCACAAGAAAGATTTCTTAATTCTTATGGAGTTCAGAAGAATATATTGTCAATATGTGAATACCTTGATGGATTGAAGCTAAAGATCTTATGTGGAATGGGATTATTTCCACTTAAAACTTAGAGATAGGTTTTTAATGGACTTCAAAGTTGTGGGAAACGGATACCTATTGAAgaatttcatttaaaaaaaaagggaagCAATCTGCAGTATTAAGTATAGAATAGTGCAGTAACTTCTTGAAGTTATCATGCTTAAGCCTTAGTTTTGAATATTGTTTTCACGCAACAGTACGCATCAATAAACTAAGAATCACCATGATCATTTTCAACAGGGAACAACTATGATCTGGTCAACATCTATGATCCCATGGATGAAACCTTCACCTTGTGCAATGTCTAGTCAAGATTGTGACTCACCTACTTCGCTTCATTATCTCGTTTTGTTCGGTTCTTTCGGCCTAATATCCGTTGGAGCTGGTTGTGTGCGGCCTTGTTCTTTGGCTTTTGGGGCCGATCAAGTGAATGATAAAGAGAACCCCAATAATGAAAGGGTTTTAGATAGTTTCTTTAACTGGTATTACGCCTCAACAGGGTTGTCCACAGTCATAGCCCTGACGTTTATTGTGTATATCCAAGATAAATTTGGGTGGCAAATTGGATTTGGTGTGCCCGTATTTCTCATGGTTATttcccttgctacctttctACTCGGTTCTCCTTTGTACGTGCATGTAAAGGCTCGGGACAACTTGTTTATTGGTTTGTTTCAAGTTCCAGTAGCTGCATTTCAGAGAAGGAAAATTAGTTTCCGTGCTGGTGCTGAAGTGCGTTACTATTGCGGAAATGGATCTGAGGCCACAACTCCTAGTGACCACATAAGGTACTCAAATTAGTTTACATCCTTtagcattgaagcatttcagaACTCAGAATCATTATATATCCAACATTGATATGAGTTCAAGTGTCTGACTTGTTCAGTTTCATTAAATTTTGTATATTTTGGCCTAAAATTAAGTACTCGAATGCCCACTTATAAGTTAGAGTGTCCACCATTTAACATGGGCTTCATAGGTATTAAAAGTGAAACAAAATCCATGCAGTATAGCTCAAATGTCCTGGATTTTTGCTGGTGAAAGAGTCCAACTTGTTCATTTTTAGCTATCCATGTGTAGTTGAATGGTGTTGTATCTTTTGCATGATTTCAGAACTCAGAGTCAATATATATCCAACATTGATACGAGTTCAAGTATCTGACTTCTTCAGTGTCATTAAACTTTTCGTATTTTGgcctaatacttcctccgttcttatttacatgacacaatttcCTTTTAGGGAAATTCCTTCTTAGTTGACACAATTCTATTATGGGAATGTTTTGTTTGTTGGTTGTTGTTAAGGGGCACTCCTTTAACTTTCTCTTTTACCTCTCCTTAATATGTGTGCCAAaatcaattgtgtcatgtaaataagaactgAGGAAGTATTAAGGGCACAAATGCCTACTTACAAGTTAGAGTGTCCACCATTTAAAAGTGAAACGAATTCCAGGTAGTTTAGCTTAAAAATCCTGAATTTTTTGCTGGTGAAACAGTCCAACTTGATCACTTTCAGCTACCCATGTGTAGTTTATTTGGTGTTATATCTTTTTTGCATTTTGTAGGTGTTTAAACAGAGCTTGTGTAATTATAAATCCCGGTACAGACTTCAACCCAGATGGATCTGCATCAAACCCTTGGACTCTCTGCACTGTCGAACAAGTAGAAAGGCTTAAATCCATTGTAAGAATCCTACCAATGTGGACTACAGGTTTCATGATGCTAGTAGCCCTAAACAACAGCTACACA
This Spinacia oleracea cultivar Varoflay chromosome 6, BTI_SOV_V1, whole genome shotgun sequence DNA region includes the following protein-coding sequences:
- the LOC110790740 gene encoding protein NRT1/ PTR FAMILY 1.1-like isoform X1, with protein sequence MAIEEEEKMAFLLDHQNSEHENPKPRTKGGLITMPFIIVNEAFEKVSSYGLLPNMIFYLMNVYHLEAAKGSIILSLWSASSNAMAIFGGFLSDSYFGRFRVIAFGTFCSLLGTTMIWSTSMIPWMKPSPCAMSSQDCDSPTSLHYLVLFGSFGLISVGAGCVRPCSLAFGADQVNDKENPNNERVLDSFFNWYYASTGLSTVIALTFIVYIQDKFGWQIGFGVPVFLMVISLATFLLGSPLYVHVKARDNLFIGLFQVPVAAFQRRKISFRAGAEVRYYCGNGSEATTPSDHIRCLNRACVIINPGTDFNPDGSASNPWTLCTVEQVERLKSIVRILPMWTTGFMMLVALNNSYTTLQAKTLDRHIFSSSFQIPAGTFTVFSIVTITFWVAFYDRAVVPLMAKYFNMPRGLGPRVRMGIGLLLSCVSLLVAGVVESIRRKVAIDSGLEDKPNEVLEMSAMWLVPQLVLLGLAEGFNAVGQIEFYYAHLYKGMSSIAMAIFTLGMAVSSLVGSLLVDVVDSFSSVGGKVSWLSSNLNKGHVDYYYWLLAFLCLVNFLYFLLCCRMYGTSESHSESHRSRRYESVEHESA
- the LOC110790740 gene encoding protein NRT1/ PTR FAMILY 1.1-like isoform X2, with protein sequence MIWSTSMIPWMKPSPCAMSSQDCDSPTSLHYLVLFGSFGLISVGAGCVRPCSLAFGADQVNDKENPNNERVLDSFFNWYYASTGLSTVIALTFIVYIQDKFGWQIGFGVPVFLMVISLATFLLGSPLYVHVKARDNLFIGLFQVPVAAFQRRKISFRAGAEVRYYCGNGSEATTPSDHIRCLNRACVIINPGTDFNPDGSASNPWTLCTVEQVERLKSIVRILPMWTTGFMMLVALNNSYTTLQAKTLDRHIFSSSFQIPAGTFTVFSIVTITFWVAFYDRAVVPLMAKYFNMPRGLGPRVRMGIGLLLSCVSLLVAGVVESIRRKVAIDSGLEDKPNEVLEMSAMWLVPQLVLLGLAEGFNAVGQIEFYYAHLYKGMSSIAMAIFTLGMAVSSLVGSLLVDVVDSFSSVGGKVSWLSSNLNKGHVDYYYWLLAFLCLVNFLYFLLCCRMYGTSESHSESHRSRRYESVEHESA